One part of the Fusobacterium sp. FSA-380-WT-3A genome encodes these proteins:
- a CDS encoding DegV family EDD domain-containing protein encodes MELKIEVLNAMRLTKLLIAASRWLSRHADVLNDLNVYPVPDGDTGTNMSMTLQSVENQLVKLNYEPKMAELCEIVSEAILLGARGNSGTILSQIIQGFLMGIQEKEEATVEDVIKAFGQAKEKAYKAVSNPVEGTILTVIRRVSEAAESYEGDRNDFIPFLVYLKNVSAEAVEETPTLLPKLKEAGVVDAGGKGIFYILEGFEKSITDPQMLEDLERIIQSQSKRREMLDSTALEMEEIKFKYCTEFIIENGSFNLEEYKDKISQYGDSIVCAQTSKKTKTHIHTNNPGIILEIACALGSLSNMKIENMEIQHHNNKLFKEEDYTLVQQNILIRNENARPIGYFAIVDTKEMGEIFLNIGAAGVLIGGQTNNPSVADIEEGIKKLDAQKIIVLPNNKNIISAAKIAAERSNKEVTVLETKSMLEGHYLIKNKDLKIESVIEHLSVNTSIEITKAVRDTRVDNLEIVKGNYIAIVNGKIKETNSSLQSLILTLKSKYLTENTLNVLVSLGKNVDEEMTVELKDVPQGIRYEEINCKQENYCYYIYIENRDPKLPEIAIVTDSTSDLSEEMIRDYPNLEIIPLKVKLDGDNYYRDGVDISKQEFWRKIVEGGQLPKTSQPSPAEFKSLYEKLFAKGYKKIISIHISGKLSGTQQAARVARGMLNREEDVIIIDSKTVTFALGHLAIEASKMAMERKSLKEITDWIEESKELMKVYFVVKDLDYLQRGGRIGKASALIGGIFRVKPVLKVENGEVSVEAKVLGEKGALLHMEKVIKSAKTSIILYTAWGGNQSCLTSADNLKTIAERFKKVDYRGRVEIGAVIGSHAGPVYGIGIMDKIR; translated from the coding sequence ATGGAGTTAAAAATAGAAGTTTTAAATGCAATGAGATTAACAAAGCTTCTTATTGCAGCAAGTAGATGGTTGTCAAGACATGCAGATGTATTAAATGATTTAAATGTGTATCCTGTTCCAGATGGAGATACAGGAACAAATATGTCTATGACATTACAATCTGTAGAGAACCAACTTGTAAAACTAAATTATGAGCCAAAAATGGCAGAACTTTGTGAAATAGTATCAGAAGCAATTTTACTTGGAGCTAGAGGAAATTCAGGGACAATTTTATCTCAAATTATTCAAGGATTTTTAATGGGTATTCAAGAAAAAGAGGAAGCTACAGTAGAAGATGTAATAAAGGCTTTTGGACAAGCTAAAGAAAAAGCTTATAAAGCTGTAAGTAATCCAGTAGAAGGAACAATTTTAACTGTAATAAGAAGAGTATCAGAAGCTGCTGAAAGTTATGAGGGGGATAGGAATGATTTTATACCATTCTTAGTTTATCTAAAGAATGTTTCAGCTGAAGCTGTAGAAGAAACCCCAACACTTTTACCAAAATTAAAAGAGGCTGGAGTAGTCGATGCTGGAGGGAAAGGAATCTTTTATATTTTAGAAGGATTTGAAAAGTCTATTACAGACCCTCAAATGTTAGAAGACTTAGAAAGAATCATTCAATCTCAATCTAAAAGAAGAGAGATGTTAGATTCTACAGCTTTAGAAATGGAAGAGATAAAGTTTAAATATTGTACAGAATTTATAATAGAAAATGGAAGTTTTAATTTAGAAGAATATAAAGATAAAATAAGTCAATATGGTGATTCTATTGTTTGTGCTCAAACTTCTAAAAAGACAAAAACACATATTCATACAAATAATCCAGGAATCATATTAGAAATAGCTTGTGCTTTAGGAAGTTTATCTAATATGAAGATAGAGAATATGGAAATTCAACATCATAATAATAAATTATTTAAAGAGGAAGATTATACTTTAGTACAACAAAATATATTAATTAGGAATGAAAATGCTAGACCAATAGGATATTTTGCTATAGTTGATACTAAAGAAATGGGAGAAATATTTTTAAATATAGGAGCTGCTGGAGTTCTTATAGGAGGACAAACAAATAATCCAAGTGTAGCTGATATTGAAGAGGGAATAAAAAAATTAGATGCTCAAAAAATAATTGTTTTACCAAACAATAAAAATATAATATCAGCAGCCAAAATAGCTGCCGAAAGGTCAAATAAAGAGGTTACAGTTTTAGAAACTAAATCTATGCTTGAAGGGCATTATTTAATAAAAAATAAAGATTTAAAAATAGAAAGTGTTATTGAACATTTAAGTGTAAATACTTCTATTGAAATTACAAAAGCTGTTAGAGATACAAGAGTAGATAATTTAGAAATAGTTAAAGGAAATTATATAGCTATTGTTAATGGAAAAATTAAAGAAACTAACTCAAGTTTACAAAGTTTAATTTTAACATTAAAATCTAAATATTTAACTGAAAACACTTTAAATGTATTAGTGTCTTTAGGGAAAAATGTAGATGAAGAGATGACAGTAGAATTAAAAGATGTTCCTCAAGGAATAAGATATGAGGAAATTAATTGTAAACAAGAAAATTATTGTTATTATATTTATATAGAAAATAGAGACCCTAAATTACCAGAAATAGCAATTGTAACAGATTCTACATCTGATTTATCAGAGGAAATGATAAGAGATTATCCTAATTTAGAAATAATTCCTTTAAAAGTAAAATTAGATGGAGATAATTATTATAGAGATGGGGTAGATATTAGTAAACAAGAATTTTGGAGAAAAATAGTAGAAGGTGGACAGCTACCAAAAACTTCACAACCATCTCCAGCAGAATTCAAATCTCTTTATGAGAAATTATTTGCAAAAGGATATAAAAAAATTATATCAATTCATATTTCTGGAAAATTAAGTGGAACACAACAAGCTGCTAGAGTAGCTAGAGGAATGTTAAATAGAGAGGAAGATGTAATTATTATAGATTCTAAAACAGTAACATTTGCTTTAGGACATTTAGCAATAGAGGCTTCTAAAATGGCTATGGAAAGAAAATCTCTAAAAGAAATTACTGACTGGATAGAAGAAAGTAAGGAGTTAATGAAAGTATACTTTGTAGTAAAAGATTTAGATTACTTACAAAGAGGAGGAAGAATAGGAAAAGCTTCAGCTCTTATAGGGGGAATTTTTAGGGTTAAGCCAGTTCTTAAAGTTGAAAATGGAGAAGTCTCTGTAGAGGCTAAAGTTCTTGGAGAAAAAGGAGCTCTTCTTCATATGGAAAAAGTTATAAAATCAGCTAAAACTTCAATTATTTTATATACAGCTTGGGGTGGAAATCAAAGTTGTTTAACTAGTGCTGATAACTTAAAAACTATAGCTGAAAGATTTAAAAAAGTAGATTATAGAGGAAGAGTAGAAATAGGAGCTGTTATAGGTTCACATGCAGGGCCTGTGTATGGAATAGGAATAATGGATAAAATTAGATAA
- a CDS encoding helix-turn-helix domain-containing protein, with product MTIGEKIKKHRTEKGFSLRELAKKVELSASFLSQIEQGKASPSIENLKKIANNLEVRVSYLIEEEEKLETFHVKKEDIKYVESIDSKTSIGLLTSSKLEKDMEPIIYEIKPGGESGRGFFNHHGEEFIYIIEGSLDIYIENQVTTLNEGDSFYFKSTLNHRFKNNGKKLTRAIWVVSPPTF from the coding sequence ATGACTATAGGAGAAAAAATAAAAAAACATAGAACGGAAAAAGGTTTTTCACTAAGAGAATTGGCGAAAAAAGTAGAATTGTCAGCTAGTTTTTTATCACAAATAGAGCAAGGTAAAGCTTCTCCGTCAATAGAAAACTTAAAAAAAATAGCTAATAACTTAGAAGTAAGAGTAAGTTATCTTATAGAAGAAGAGGAAAAATTAGAAACTTTCCATGTAAAAAAAGAAGATATAAAATATGTGGAAAGTATAGATTCAAAAACTTCCATAGGACTTTTAACATCGTCTAAGTTAGAAAAAGATATGGAACCAATTATATATGAAATAAAACCTGGAGGAGAAAGTGGAAGAGGTTTCTTTAACCACCATGGAGAAGAGTTTATTTATATAATAGAAGGAAGTTTAGATATTTATATAGAAAATCAGGTTACTACTCTAAATGAGGGAGATAGTTTTTATTTTAAATCTACTTTAAATCATAGATTTAAAAATAATGGAAAAAAATTAACAAGAGCTATCTGGGTAGTTAGTCCACCTACATTTTAA